One window of the Bacillus sp. 2205SS5-2 genome contains the following:
- a CDS encoding DUF5658 family protein, protein MKKTFLLLALLSMLDGVLTYLGIQLGLIQEANLLMKLLIMYDPIIFIGIKLVLSICLVAMAIMIKAPKSNIIKQLSYLALFIYGGIFLLHSYWIFLSI, encoded by the coding sequence ATGAAAAAAACATTTTTACTTTTAGCTCTGCTAAGTATGCTGGATGGGGTCCTAACCTATTTAGGCATTCAACTTGGATTAATTCAGGAAGCGAACCTTCTAATGAAATTGCTCATTATGTATGATCCAATTATTTTCATCGGAATAAAACTCGTCTTGTCAATATGCCTCGTCGCAATGGCTATTATGATCAAAGCACCGAAAAGTAACATCATCAAACAACTCTCTTATCTCGCCCTTTTCATCTATGGAGGTATTTTCCTCTTACACAGTTATTGGATATTTTTATCCATATAA
- a CDS encoding aldo/keto reductase: protein MITETKVPLRRLGESDLEISALGLGTWQFSKGNNMVGRYWSDVNETDIEKIVEVSYSGGINWFDTAEVYGKGKSEEALALALNKLKDGGEKAFIATKWWPLFRKADSIIKTIDERIVTLKDKKIDLYQIHQPYSFSSVKAEMDALAELLKQGKIRYAGVSNFNEAKMREAHAVLKEHGFPLVSNQMKYSLLDRRIEKNGVLQAAKELGMTIIAYSPLEQGLLSGKFHKNPELLQNIKGMRKHFSAIKPQNLERTRPLIDLLDKLAIDYGVSTTQIALNWLIHFHGDTIVAIPGASKIHHAEQNIGTLSFKLSQKHLQEIDRVSNKVALK, encoded by the coding sequence ATGATAACTGAAACAAAGGTTCCTCTTCGTCGATTGGGCGAAAGTGATTTGGAAATTTCAGCACTTGGTTTAGGCACATGGCAGTTTAGTAAAGGAAATAATATGGTTGGTCGATATTGGTCTGATGTCAATGAAACCGATATCGAGAAAATTGTTGAGGTAAGTTACAGCGGTGGAATCAACTGGTTTGATACCGCTGAAGTGTATGGAAAAGGAAAATCAGAGGAAGCTCTAGCATTAGCACTTAATAAGCTTAAAGATGGCGGAGAAAAGGCCTTCATTGCGACAAAATGGTGGCCATTATTTCGAAAGGCCGACTCAATTATTAAAACAATTGATGAACGAATTGTTACATTAAAAGATAAAAAGATTGATTTATACCAAATTCATCAGCCATACTCGTTTTCAAGTGTAAAGGCGGAAATGGATGCACTAGCGGAATTACTGAAGCAGGGGAAAATTCGTTATGCAGGTGTAAGTAATTTCAATGAAGCAAAAATGAGAGAAGCGCATGCAGTCCTAAAAGAGCACGGTTTTCCGCTTGTTTCGAATCAAATGAAGTATAGTCTGCTGGATCGTCGAATTGAAAAAAATGGCGTATTACAAGCTGCCAAAGAGCTAGGCATGACAATTATCGCGTACTCTCCATTAGAACAAGGGCTGTTGTCAGGAAAATTTCATAAAAATCCTGAATTACTTCAAAATATTAAAGGAATGCGAAAGCATTTTTCTGCGATCAAGCCTCAAAACTTGGAGAGAACGAGACCACTTATTGATTTACTTGATAAATTAGCAATTGATTATGGAGTATCAACAACGCAAATCGCTTTGAATTGGTTGATTCATTTTCACGGAGATACGATTGTGGCCATTCCAGGTGCATCTAAAATACATCATGCCGAACAGAATATTGGCACACTATCATTTAAATTATCTCAAAAGCATTTACAAGAGATTGATAGAGTCTCTAATAAAGTGGCTTTAAAGTAA
- the ade gene encoding adenine deaminase, which translates to MNVNGQYIYPGLIDAHVHIESSLISPSEFSKVVLPHGVTTAITDPHEISNVAGTTGIQYMIENSEGIPLDIFFMLPSSVPATSYEHNGATLHAEDLAPFLRNHRVIGLAEVMDFPAVKATNSNILDKLLLSTLIDGHGAGLSSDGINVYRTAGIKTDHEATTFLEAKERLQRGMSLLIREGSVAKDLLSLIEVVTPHNMSNCMFCTDDKHLDDLLKEGSIDHNVRLSIRHGLEPMIAITMATLNAAKCYRHHSKGAVAPGYDADLILVDDLESFNIKEVYKAGQLVAENGVYVGRKIKKNSVPAPLTNTINLPKLTTKHLEIPLTSINAHVIEIVPNRLHTHKIIGKVTVTNSQFSPSPKKDQLKLAVIERHKGTGNIGLGIVKGFGLKQGAIATTIAHDSHNLVVTGTNDTDMLAAIQALAELKGGLVYVVNGVVKASVSLPLGGLMSEESFYVVNKKLLHLKNVMSQSGFHPLFNPFLTLSFLTLPVIPEIKLTDMGLFDVTTFQYIDVSIDV; encoded by the coding sequence ATTAATGTCAATGGTCAGTATATTTATCCTGGCTTGATTGATGCACATGTTCATATCGAATCCTCTTTAATCTCACCTTCAGAATTTTCTAAAGTCGTTCTTCCGCACGGGGTAACTACAGCCATTACAGATCCTCATGAAATTTCGAACGTCGCTGGAACAACTGGAATTCAATATATGATTGAAAACTCCGAGGGGATCCCGTTAGATATATTTTTTATGCTACCATCAAGCGTTCCTGCAACTTCCTATGAACATAATGGCGCTACTCTACACGCGGAAGATTTAGCACCCTTTTTACGAAATCATCGGGTTATTGGCTTGGCTGAAGTGATGGATTTCCCTGCTGTAAAGGCGACCAATTCAAACATATTGGATAAGCTCCTTCTTTCAACTCTAATAGATGGACATGGTGCAGGATTATCATCTGATGGAATCAATGTATATCGTACTGCTGGGATTAAAACCGATCATGAGGCTACTACCTTTCTAGAAGCAAAAGAACGACTTCAAAGAGGAATGTCACTATTAATTCGTGAAGGTTCAGTTGCTAAAGATCTACTCTCATTAATCGAAGTTGTAACACCTCACAATATGTCAAATTGCATGTTTTGCACCGATGATAAGCATTTGGATGATTTACTAAAAGAGGGGAGTATTGATCATAATGTTCGCCTGTCCATCCGACACGGCCTAGAGCCTATGATTGCGATTACGATGGCTACACTAAACGCGGCAAAATGCTATCGTCATCATTCGAAAGGCGCAGTTGCCCCGGGGTATGATGCAGACCTAATATTGGTAGATGACCTAGAATCATTTAACATCAAGGAAGTGTATAAGGCAGGCCAACTTGTAGCTGAAAATGGTGTCTACGTTGGAAGGAAAATAAAGAAAAATTCGGTACCCGCTCCCTTAACCAATACGATCAACCTTCCCAAACTAACCACAAAGCATTTAGAGATTCCACTCACCTCTATTAATGCTCATGTGATTGAGATTGTTCCAAACCGTTTACACACCCATAAAATAATCGGAAAAGTGACGGTAACAAACTCACAATTTTCCCCTTCCCCAAAAAAGGATCAATTGAAGTTAGCTGTTATTGAAAGGCATAAAGGAACCGGGAATATTGGACTAGGAATTGTGAAGGGCTTTGGATTAAAACAAGGAGCTATCGCCACGACCATTGCTCATGATTCACATAATCTCGTAGTCACTGGTACAAACGATACTGATATGCTGGCTGCCATTCAAGCATTAGCAGAATTAAAGGGTGGTTTAGTGTATGTAGTCAATGGCGTAGTCAAGGCTTCCGTTTCTCTTCCACTAGGCGGGTTGATGTCAGAAGAATCATTCTACGTAGTGAACAAAAAGCTACTACATTTAAAAAATGTTATGAGCCAATCAGGATTTCATCCCCTTTTCAATCCGTTTTTGACTCTATCCTTTTTAACCCTTCCAGTTATACCTGAAATTAAGCTTACAGATATGGGATTGTTCGACGTCACCACCTTTCAATATATAGATGTCAGCATCGATGTCTAA
- a CDS encoding glycosyl hydrolase family 18 protein translates to MNKQFLIIKLLFIGILIFPADSNGEQGFSKLPDREYWQDGKISKESLTLLIKNGKRATDTPVILGFYTKYYEDDEKSLNSLSNYYSYMNAVATATFEVNNMGEILGEIPTEGLALAKQHEVKRFATIQNGFDPDLAHTILASNEKSSMLIQELVKLTKENGYTGVNVDFEKMNPSDRLLYTEFIANLSLSLEKEQIDLMISVPAKTGDFPDNEWIGTFDYHELGKNADYIQLMTYDEHGTWGEPGPVAGVNWMTDVLDYAATHIDSEKLLLGIPSYGYDWNLTLGADHKAVSQAEVENLLLEKNLAVQWDDPSQSPYVHYQDEQEQIHVIWFENNQSISEKVHLVKKYKLAGISMWRMGLEQESFWQSIEETLEQFN, encoded by the coding sequence ATGAATAAACAATTTTTAATTATCAAGCTTTTGTTTATAGGCATACTAATATTCCCAGCAGATAGTAATGGAGAACAAGGGTTTTCTAAACTACCAGATCGGGAGTATTGGCAAGATGGAAAAATTTCCAAGGAATCGCTGACTTTGCTTATTAAGAATGGAAAAAGAGCGACAGATACTCCTGTCATTCTTGGATTTTATACGAAATACTATGAAGATGATGAAAAGTCATTAAATTCCTTATCAAACTATTATTCTTATATGAATGCAGTAGCTACCGCTACGTTCGAGGTTAACAATATGGGGGAAATTCTCGGAGAAATACCAACGGAGGGGTTAGCACTTGCAAAACAACATGAAGTAAAGCGATTCGCGACCATTCAAAATGGCTTCGATCCAGATTTAGCTCACACGATTTTAGCCAGTAATGAGAAAAGTAGTATGTTGATTCAAGAGCTTGTAAAATTAACAAAGGAAAATGGCTATACCGGAGTGAATGTAGATTTTGAAAAAATGAATCCAAGTGATCGTCTGTTATACACAGAATTTATAGCGAATCTCTCTCTATCATTAGAAAAAGAACAGATAGATCTTATGATTTCCGTCCCTGCAAAAACAGGTGACTTTCCTGATAATGAGTGGATAGGAACATTTGATTACCATGAACTAGGAAAAAATGCTGATTATATCCAATTGATGACTTATGATGAGCATGGCACCTGGGGAGAGCCAGGACCAGTAGCGGGAGTAAATTGGATGACAGATGTGCTCGACTACGCTGCCACACATATTGATTCTGAAAAGCTTTTATTGGGTATTCCTTCTTATGGTTATGATTGGAATTTAACGCTGGGAGCAGACCACAAAGCAGTTTCCCAAGCGGAAGTAGAGAACCTGCTTCTTGAAAAAAATTTAGCAGTACAGTGGGATGATCCCTCGCAATCACCATATGTTCATTATCAAGATGAACAGGAACAAATTCATGTTATTTGGTTTGAAAACAACCAAAGTATCTCTGAAAAGGTGCATCTTGTTAAAAAATATAAATTAGCCGGAATTTCCATGTGGAGAATGGGATTAGAACAAGAATCCTTTTGGCAAAGTATTGAAGAAACGTTAGAGCAATTTAATTAA
- a CDS encoding ATP-binding protein encodes MKFPKSTIDYYDFIPFQNGFVFKFIKKENRFIHTFCEGKLLEKMNLSPELILGKSLDDIIPHPQAEQKSAIYEEAWSGSVTNYEGHINDIYYMATLTPYKKNNRVVEVIGTAIDITKEKQNEERIKKTEKLAMVGELAAGIAHEIRNPLTSLKGFTQMIQKEVQEDHLKQYVEIMLDELDRINSIVNEFMMIAKPHENIKICKHNLSNLLYGVLNLIKPEAMLKGISITAAIDSSIEGECDGNQIKQVLINLLQNAIDASLETKRDIHISLKKVDEHWYTIKIQDGGTGISLERQKKLFEPFYTTKEKGTGLGLMVCKRIIEYHQGHILVESKENLGTKVTLTLPTVKNVPSEYGETN; translated from the coding sequence ATGAAGTTTCCTAAATCAACTATTGATTATTACGATTTTATTCCATTTCAAAATGGATTTGTATTTAAATTCATTAAAAAAGAGAATCGATTTATTCACACATTTTGTGAAGGGAAATTATTAGAAAAGATGAATCTATCTCCAGAACTTATCTTAGGGAAATCCCTTGATGACATTATTCCTCATCCTCAAGCTGAACAAAAATCAGCTATTTATGAGGAGGCCTGGTCTGGATCAGTGACCAATTATGAAGGGCATATAAATGATATTTATTATATGGCAACCTTAACTCCCTATAAAAAAAACAATAGAGTAGTTGAAGTGATTGGTACTGCGATTGATATTACCAAAGAGAAGCAAAACGAAGAAAGAATCAAAAAGACAGAGAAACTAGCTATGGTAGGCGAATTAGCAGCCGGTATCGCACATGAGATCCGTAACCCACTTACCTCTTTAAAAGGATTTACACAGATGATTCAAAAAGAGGTGCAAGAAGATCACCTGAAACAATACGTAGAAATTATGCTAGATGAATTAGATAGAATTAATAGTATCGTGAACGAATTTATGATGATTGCAAAACCGCACGAAAACATTAAGATTTGCAAACATAATCTTTCTAATTTACTATACGGTGTCCTCAATTTAATAAAACCAGAGGCCATGCTAAAAGGCATTTCGATTACAGCAGCGATTGACAGCTCGATTGAAGGTGAGTGTGATGGTAATCAAATTAAGCAGGTACTAATCAATCTCCTTCAAAATGCCATTGACGCATCACTTGAAACTAAAAGAGATATTCACATTTCTTTAAAAAAAGTTGACGAGCACTGGTATACGATCAAAATTCAAGATGGGGGAACCGGAATCTCATTGGAACGACAAAAAAAGCTTTTTGAGCCTTTTTATACGACTAAAGAAAAAGGAACAGGTTTGGGTTTAATGGTTTGCAAAAGGATTATTGAATACCATCAAGGGCATATTCTAGTAGAAAGCAAAGAAAACCTTGGCACTAAAGTGACTCTTACTCTACCAACAGTCAAAAACGTCCCCTCTGAATATGGTGAAACAAATTGA
- a CDS encoding EAL domain-containing protein produces the protein MMNIPIEKVIRERLFTHVFQPVHLVHTGEIIGYESLIRCGFFSSPQHLFQKALEEGLLFELDCASMLEAMRVYKNHYKDELIYPRLSVNVYPSTLTNPLFQEFLDSVISEVKYPLNRIVFEISEAATTECFEVLNDRIVYLKNVGALVALDDLGKGQSTIRTVIELEPSIIKLDRYFGKNLANHARKQHFLKSLVYFLANDHIVLEGIETEADLAFARKIGVHFGQGYYLGKPHNVENCESFPLNFLP, from the coding sequence ATGATGAATATTCCGATTGAAAAAGTGATAAGAGAGCGGCTGTTTACACATGTCTTTCAGCCAGTGCACTTAGTTCATACAGGTGAAATTATTGGGTATGAGAGTTTAATTAGGTGTGGGTTTTTTTCATCCCCGCAACATTTATTTCAGAAAGCATTAGAGGAAGGGTTGTTGTTTGAGCTAGATTGTGCATCTATGCTTGAAGCAATGAGGGTCTATAAAAACCACTACAAAGATGAACTGATATACCCTAGACTATCTGTCAATGTTTATCCCTCAACACTGACCAATCCGCTATTCCAGGAGTTCTTAGATTCTGTTATTTCAGAAGTTAAATATCCATTAAATCGAATTGTGTTTGAAATTAGCGAAGCGGCGACCACCGAGTGTTTTGAGGTATTAAATGATCGGATTGTCTATTTAAAGAATGTAGGTGCTTTAGTAGCATTGGATGATTTAGGAAAGGGACAATCTACGATTCGGACTGTCATTGAGTTAGAACCAAGTATTATCAAGTTAGATCGATATTTTGGAAAGAACCTAGCAAACCACGCACGAAAACAACATTTTTTGAAAAGCCTCGTTTATTTTTTAGCAAATGATCATATAGTTCTCGAAGGGATTGAAACAGAAGCCGATTTAGCATTTGCTCGAAAAATAGGCGTCCATTTTGGTCAAGGTTACTATTTAGGTAAACCCCATAATGTCGAGAACTGTGAGTCATTTCCTTTGAATTTTCTACCTTAA
- a CDS encoding GGDEF domain-containing protein — translation MNAMNWHGRIWVIGSITGFGSLFIIIRYLTYKNIYFSGIADYFLLAMFFLLCTLGFLLGYYFDKYRYVAHMDVLTNLRNRYFLTKAFERRKKSQISFFLQFIDLDDFKRVNDVYGHQVGDEALISIASTLRKYFQKGDVVCRWGGDEFVVLTSEKQPNLQKAITNELKTLLPNETISLSIGIVSYPADGESLQELVRTADKKMYTNKIDKKRYAACE, via the coding sequence ATGAATGCAATGAATTGGCATGGTCGTATTTGGGTGATAGGCTCCATTACAGGGTTTGGTTCGTTGTTTATCATAATAAGGTATCTGACTTATAAGAATATCTATTTTTCCGGAATAGCGGATTATTTTCTTCTCGCAATGTTCTTTTTACTATGTACCTTAGGCTTTCTTTTAGGGTATTATTTTGACAAATATCGGTATGTTGCTCACATGGACGTACTGACTAATCTAAGGAATCGTTATTTCTTAACGAAGGCCTTTGAGAGACGAAAAAAGAGTCAAATTTCGTTTTTTCTTCAGTTTATTGATTTAGATGATTTTAAGAGAGTTAACGATGTTTATGGTCATCAAGTAGGAGATGAAGCGCTCATATCGATCGCAAGCACGCTCAGGAAATATTTTCAGAAGGGAGATGTTGTTTGCAGATGGGGGGGAGATGAATTTGTAGTTTTAACCTCCGAGAAGCAACCAAATCTACAAAAAGCGATAACGAATGAATTGAAAACACTTTTGCCGAATGAAACCATCTCTCTCTCAATCGGAATAGTGAGTTATCCTGCTGACGGTGAATCACTCCAAGAGTTAGTGAGAACGGCTGATAAAAAAATGTACACAAATAAAATAGACAAAAAACGGTACGCAGCATGTGAGTGA
- a CDS encoding EAL domain-containing protein — MNIFDFFQEDVIYHEYQPLFSLDSGNELYAVEALLRNASNVNPESVFQSAIRANILYKLDTLSIQKAVESFLDSSTSTCKLFLNIYITTILHPNFLRFFQSLLQPHPDLAHRLVLEVNESSAEEMWNNPLLKQKLNELRQVGIMFAIDDFGQGSSSIKKAIEYEPECIKLDRYFAIDLAKDERKQRFLSMFKSFYEKDTILVLEGIETKEDLLVAQQLGIDIGQGYYLGKPKALFAG, encoded by the coding sequence ATGAATATTTTTGATTTTTTTCAAGAAGATGTTATCTATCATGAATATCAACCATTATTTAGTTTAGATAGTGGAAATGAATTGTATGCTGTAGAAGCTCTCCTGCGCAATGCTTCAAATGTCAATCCGGAGAGTGTTTTTCAATCTGCGATACGAGCGAATATTTTATATAAGCTGGATACGCTTTCGATTCAAAAAGCGGTAGAATCTTTTTTGGACTCAAGTACATCTACTTGTAAATTGTTCCTAAATATATACATCACAACCATTTTGCATCCTAATTTCTTGCGTTTCTTTCAAAGCTTATTGCAACCACACCCGGACTTAGCTCATCGATTGGTATTAGAAGTGAATGAATCGAGTGCGGAAGAAATGTGGAATAATCCTTTACTCAAACAAAAATTGAATGAATTACGCCAGGTAGGAATTATGTTTGCAATCGATGATTTTGGACAAGGCTCTTCATCCATCAAAAAAGCCATTGAATATGAGCCAGAATGTATCAAGCTAGACCGCTATTTTGCTATCGATTTAGCTAAGGATGAACGAAAACAGCGCTTTTTATCTATGTTTAAATCCTTTTATGAAAAGGATACCATTCTCGTTTTAGAAGGAATTGAGACAAAAGAAGATTTGCTTGTTGCCCAGCAACTTGGAATAGATATAGGGCAAGGATATTACTTAGGAAAACCTAAAGCCCTTTTCGCAGGATAA
- a CDS encoding SDR family NAD(P)-dependent oxidoreductase, with product MKKIMVTGASRGLGRALTLAFAKEGFQLAICARGEEALLKVKKEAEELGAKKVIAIKADIANPRDVERFVSIVEFSFGEIDVLINNASIFGPGPTLLGDYSAKEFMNVLNVNVMNPFLLTKRVLPGMLIKDTGVILNITSEAGRTGFAEWGAYGVSKFALEGLTQIWADELDGTNIRMNLVDPGEMDTEMHDRAVPNCDYDLAKPADVVDVFLYLISEKAIGVSGKRFLAQSFRWEEVE from the coding sequence ATGAAAAAAATCATGGTAACGGGAGCATCGAGAGGATTAGGTAGAGCACTTACATTGGCATTCGCAAAAGAAGGTTTTCAGTTGGCGATTTGCGCTAGAGGTGAAGAAGCGCTCCTAAAAGTAAAAAAAGAAGCAGAAGAGCTTGGTGCGAAAAAAGTGATTGCGATTAAAGCTGATATAGCGAATCCACGTGATGTAGAAAGGTTTGTGTCTATTGTAGAATTTAGTTTTGGAGAAATTGATGTATTGATTAATAATGCTTCTATTTTCGGACCAGGTCCTACGCTGTTGGGAGATTATAGCGCTAAAGAATTTATGAATGTATTGAATGTTAATGTCATGAATCCATTTTTGCTAACGAAGCGAGTCCTCCCTGGAATGCTTATCAAAGATACAGGTGTGATCCTTAATATTACTTCTGAAGCTGGTCGTACTGGCTTTGCGGAATGGGGAGCATACGGCGTTTCGAAATTTGCTTTAGAAGGTTTAACCCAAATATGGGCAGATGAATTAGATGGTACGAATATTAGGATGAATTTGGTTGATCCAGGTGAAATGGATACAGAAATGCATGATCGTGCAGTGCCAAATTGCGATTATGATCTGGCTAAACCAGCCGATGTAGTGGATGTATTCTTATATTTAATATCAGAAAAAGCAATAGGGGTTTCTGGTAAACGTTTTCTTGCCCAGTCATTTAGGTGGGAGGAGGTTGAATAG
- a CDS encoding S-adenosylmethionine:tRNA ribosyltransferase-isomerase has product MNTLTNSFRIPSYLNATVPAEMIRGYRDDVRLLVLDSESGNTTHARFCELGNFLKKGDLLLFNNSRTIPAVLEGEKIKIHLSRKREDETWEGLVIYEGEDKGAENSFLLQGNLTGRIIGNGSEHPLKIISFSMEGEAFINHLYTYGAPIRYEYIQSQWSLDAYQTVFASVPGSVEMPSAGRAFSWRLLEQLKAQGINFAFLSLHTGLSYYGEDQWPNPTKHPESFEIPLETEKLVNETKKRGGRVIAVGTTVVRAIESARHVGDEIQAGKGLTTLYINEGYDLNVVDGLLTGFHEPEASHLHLLTSLIKEKQLMASYQEALSQGYLWHEFGDVNLIISQSVPK; this is encoded by the coding sequence GTGAATACTTTGACAAATTCTTTTCGTATACCTTCCTATTTAAATGCGACAGTACCTGCAGAAATGATCAGAGGATATCGGGATGATGTTCGCTTATTGGTATTGGATTCAGAATCAGGAAACACTACTCATGCTAGATTTTGCGAGCTAGGAAATTTTTTGAAAAAGGGGGATTTGCTTCTTTTTAATAATAGCCGAACCATACCAGCTGTGTTAGAGGGGGAGAAAATAAAAATACACTTATCAAGAAAGAGGGAAGATGAAACATGGGAAGGCCTGGTAATCTATGAAGGAGAAGACAAAGGTGCTGAGAATTCATTTTTACTTCAGGGGAATCTTACAGGTAGAATTATTGGAAACGGAAGTGAACATCCACTTAAGATAATTTCTTTTTCAATGGAGGGCGAAGCGTTTATTAATCATTTGTATACGTATGGAGCCCCTATTCGCTATGAATATATTCAATCTCAATGGTCACTTGATGCCTATCAAACGGTTTTTGCTTCTGTACCTGGATCAGTTGAAATGCCTTCTGCGGGGAGGGCCTTTTCTTGGAGATTGCTCGAACAATTAAAAGCCCAGGGAATAAATTTCGCTTTTTTATCTTTGCATACCGGGCTTAGTTATTATGGAGAAGATCAATGGCCAAACCCTACTAAACATCCAGAAAGTTTTGAAATACCACTGGAAACAGAAAAGCTAGTAAATGAAACGAAAAAGAGAGGTGGACGAGTCATTGCTGTAGGTACCACAGTAGTAAGAGCCATTGAATCAGCGAGACATGTAGGCGATGAAATACAGGCAGGGAAAGGACTAACCACTCTCTATATTAACGAAGGATACGACTTAAACGTTGTAGATGGCTTGTTGACAGGATTTCATGAACCGGAAGCAAGTCATTTGCATCTTCTCACCTCCTTAATTAAGGAGAAGCAATTGATGGCGTCCTATCAAGAGGCATTAAGTCAAGGATATTTGTGGCATGAATTTGGTGATGTGAATCTCATTATCTCACAGAGTGTGCCAAAATGA
- a CDS encoding VOC family protein gives MNIHHIGILVENIEASMSFYLNFGFEEMSKFRFKGEQIVLMSNGGAILELILETKCKNHHHFCLEVESIDHWLTHLAKVNIAPIEGPYALNNGWNIVFFQGLDGEVIELLEKRKL, from the coding sequence ATGAATATACATCATATTGGTATACTCGTGGAAAACATCGAAGCTTCAATGAGTTTTTATCTGAATTTTGGGTTTGAAGAAATGAGTAAGTTTAGGTTCAAAGGTGAACAGATTGTGCTCATGAGCAATGGCGGTGCGATTCTGGAGCTGATTTTAGAAACAAAATGCAAGAATCATCATCATTTTTGCTTAGAAGTGGAATCCATTGATCATTGGCTAACTCATTTAGCTAAAGTAAATATTGCACCTATTGAAGGACCATATGCCTTAAATAATGGCTGGAACATTGTTTTTTTTCAAGGATTGGATGGTGAGGTAATTGAATTACTTGAGAAAAGAAAATTGTAG